A genomic stretch from Bradyrhizobium quebecense includes:
- a CDS encoding MFS transporter: MSAVELGSVADLANTTSGPDEISRRLEALPTSGYVWRLVILLSLGGCFEIYDLFFTGYIAPGLARSGLMTTTTQAFFGFSGIGAFVAATFAGLFIGTFCLGFLADRYGRKAVFTYSLLFYSAASVIMACQTTPGGVLLWRFIAGIGIGIEVITIDAYITELVPSWMRGRAFAINQAVMLSAVPIVAALSWWLVPLSPYGIDGWRWVVLIGAAASMIIWVLRLYVPESPLWLARHGRLAEAEKIMRTLETSSPAAAPRPAVKAAMAPARAPVETGYADLFRPPYASLVVLFMIFNLCQAFGVYGFSNWVPALLVEKGINITKSLQYSFIIAFAYPLAPLLAATFADRFERKWIICGAAAAISVFGLAFAQLTEPMLLIASGVLVTGANMTLSYAYHAYQTEVFPTAIRARAAGLVYSMSRLSATFSGFIVAFMLKEAGVSGVFGLITAAMVIVIITIGVWGPNVRGKPLDA; the protein is encoded by the coding sequence ATGAGCGCCGTCGAACTCGGCTCGGTTGCCGATCTTGCCAACACGACAAGCGGACCGGACGAGATCTCGCGGCGGCTCGAGGCGCTGCCCACCTCCGGCTACGTCTGGCGGCTGGTGATCCTGCTCTCGCTCGGCGGCTGCTTCGAAATCTACGATCTGTTCTTCACCGGCTATATCGCGCCGGGCCTCGCCCGTAGCGGGCTGATGACCACGACGACGCAGGCCTTCTTCGGCTTCTCCGGGATCGGCGCCTTCGTCGCGGCAACTTTCGCCGGCCTGTTCATCGGCACCTTCTGCCTCGGCTTCCTCGCCGATCGCTACGGGCGCAAGGCCGTCTTCACCTATTCACTGCTGTTCTACAGCGCGGCGTCGGTGATTATGGCGTGCCAGACCACGCCTGGCGGCGTGCTGCTGTGGCGCTTCATCGCCGGAATCGGGATCGGCATCGAGGTCATCACCATCGACGCCTACATCACCGAGCTGGTGCCGAGCTGGATGCGCGGCCGGGCCTTTGCAATCAACCAGGCGGTGATGCTGTCGGCGGTGCCGATCGTCGCCGCGCTGTCGTGGTGGCTGGTGCCGCTCTCGCCTTACGGCATCGATGGCTGGCGCTGGGTGGTGCTGATCGGCGCCGCCGCCAGCATGATCATCTGGGTGCTGCGGCTCTACGTGCCGGAGAGCCCGCTCTGGCTGGCCCGGCATGGCCGCCTTGCCGAGGCCGAGAAGATCATGCGGACGCTCGAGACCTCATCGCCTGCGGCCGCGCCACGTCCTGCCGTTAAAGCCGCGATGGCGCCGGCACGTGCGCCGGTCGAGACCGGCTATGCCGATTTGTTCCGGCCGCCCTACGCCTCGCTCGTCGTGCTCTTCATGATCTTCAATCTGTGCCAGGCGTTCGGCGTCTACGGCTTCTCCAACTGGGTTCCGGCGCTGCTGGTCGAGAAGGGCATCAACATCACAAAGAGCCTGCAATACTCCTTCATTATCGCCTTCGCCTATCCGCTCGCGCCGCTGCTGGCCGCAACCTTCGCCGACCGCTTCGAGCGCAAATGGATCATTTGCGGCGCGGCCGCCGCGATCTCGGTGTTCGGCCTCGCCTTCGCGCAGCTCACCGAGCCGATGCTCCTGATCGCCAGCGGCGTGCTGGTGACCGGCGCCAACATGACGCTGTCCTATGCCTATCACGCCTATCAGACCGAGGTGTTCCCGACCGCGATCCGGGCGCGCGCGGCGGGCCTCGTCTATTCGATGAGCCGGCTCAGCGCGACCTTCTCCGGCTTCATCGTGGCGTTCATGTTGAAGGAGGCCGGCGTCAGCGGGGTGTTCGGCCTGATCACCGCGGCGATGGTGATCGTAATTATTACGATCGGTGTCTGGGGGCCCAACGTCCGCGGCAAGCCGCTCGACGCCTAA
- the nikR gene encoding nickel-responsive transcriptional regulator NikR, with protein sequence MTIGDAVDRFARQPRQIVIFDLVGLRVEEIEERITITIEDDLLAEIDAAAEARGYQNRSEIIRGLARAGLQQSAEDAPSGQCVAALVYVYDHAARDLSKRLVPNFHGRHDLSLATLHVHLDDDSCMEVTALKGASCEVRHFADHIIAERGVRYGRVVMIPTAANKKPRKRGHGDRHD encoded by the coding sequence ATGACGATCGGCGACGCCGTCGATCGGTTCGCCCGGCAGCCGCGACAGATAGTCATATTCGATCTGGTTGGTTTGCGCGTTGAAGAGATTGAGGAACGCATCACCATCACCATCGAGGACGATCTGCTCGCGGAGATCGACGCCGCTGCCGAGGCGCGCGGCTATCAGAACCGCTCCGAGATCATCCGCGGCCTCGCGCGCGCCGGTCTGCAGCAAAGCGCGGAAGACGCGCCGTCAGGGCAATGCGTCGCGGCGCTGGTCTATGTCTACGATCACGCCGCGCGCGACCTGTCGAAGCGGCTGGTGCCGAATTTCCACGGCCGTCACGACCTGTCGCTGGCGACGCTGCACGTCCATCTCGACGACGACAGCTGCATGGAGGTGACCGCGCTGAAGGGCGCCAGCTGCGAGGTCCGCCATTTCGCCGACCACATCATCGCCGAGCGCGGGGTGCGTTACGGCCGCGTCGTGATGATCCCGACGGCCGCGAACAAGAAGCCGCGCAAGCGGGGGCACGGGGACAGGCATGATTGA
- a CDS encoding CaiB/BaiF CoA transferase family protein: MTGSGLPLEGVRVVEMTHMVMGPTCGMILAQLGAEVIKVEPPAGDKTRSLGGMGVSFFPLFNRGKRSVVLDFAKPEDRDTMHRLLAGADVFLENFRDGQLDKQGLGADELRTKYPHLIIAGHKGFLSGPYDHRPALDEVVQMMSGLAAMTGTRDKPQRVGSSANDIMGGMFGVISILAALYQKRGGNRNGADIRIGLFENCLFLVAQHMVEYEMTGRKPRSMPEREHAWPIYDIFDAAGGDRIFIGVVTEGHWQSFCREFGLTEFADDPTLRSTTDRIMARDRIIPRVAEVIKGWNVADLSARLDALNICFSPINRPEDLLQDPHVLRPGGLVNNVNADGKPFRVPALPVEWNGSHIGEGLKVPVLGADTDAVRAELAQQKISSTGNAA, translated from the coding sequence ATGACCGGGAGCGGACTGCCGCTGGAAGGCGTGAGGGTCGTCGAGATGACCCACATGGTGATGGGGCCGACCTGCGGAATGATCCTGGCGCAACTCGGCGCCGAGGTGATCAAGGTTGAACCGCCCGCCGGCGACAAGACCCGCTCGCTCGGCGGCATGGGCGTCTCGTTCTTCCCGCTGTTCAATCGCGGCAAGCGCAGCGTCGTGCTCGATTTCGCCAAGCCCGAGGACCGCGACACCATGCATCGGCTGCTCGCCGGCGCCGACGTGTTCCTGGAGAATTTTCGTGATGGCCAGCTCGACAAGCAGGGGCTTGGCGCAGACGAGCTGCGCACGAAATATCCGCATCTGATCATCGCCGGCCACAAGGGCTTTCTCTCCGGCCCCTACGATCATCGCCCGGCACTCGACGAGGTCGTGCAGATGATGTCGGGGCTTGCGGCGATGACCGGCACGCGCGACAAGCCGCAGCGCGTCGGCTCTTCCGCCAACGACATCATGGGCGGCATGTTCGGCGTGATCTCGATCCTCGCCGCGCTCTATCAGAAGCGTGGCGGCAACCGGAATGGCGCCGACATCCGCATCGGCCTGTTCGAGAACTGCCTGTTCTTGGTCGCCCAGCACATGGTCGAGTACGAGATGACCGGGCGCAAGCCGCGCTCGATGCCGGAGCGCGAGCATGCCTGGCCGATCTACGACATCTTCGATGCCGCCGGCGGCGACCGCATCTTCATCGGCGTCGTCACCGAAGGCCATTGGCAGAGCTTCTGCCGCGAGTTCGGCCTGACGGAATTCGCCGACGATCCGACGCTGCGCTCGACCACGGACCGTATCATGGCGCGCGACCGGATCATTCCGCGCGTCGCCGAGGTGATCAAAGGCTGGAACGTCGCCGACCTCTCGGCCAGGCTCGACGCGCTCAACATCTGCTTCTCGCCGATCAACCGGCCGGAGGATCTGCTGCAGGATCCGCATGTGCTGCGGCCGGGTGGGCTCGTCAACAATGTCAACGCCGACGGCAAGCCGTTCCGCGTTCCGGCGCTGCCGGTCGAATGGAACGGCAGCCATATCGGCGAAGGCCTGAAAGTGCCGGTGCTGGGCGCCGATACCGATGCGGTCCGCGCCGAACTCGCACAACAGAAGATTTCATCAACCGGAAACGCTGCGTGA
- a CDS encoding sulfate transporter family protein translates to MFDAAVKALSQILSPPMRTILWRSIGLALVLIIVLAIGLQRLLGWFADTGEVWAEGMLGPNFHSTLHVLSWIISISAGLGVVLGGIFLMPAITSLVASLFVDDVADHVEREHYPADHPGTALPVTLATIEGVKTALLTILVYLVALPFVLFAGAGFIIFFIATAWLLGREYFELAAMRFRSPEDAKAMRKENAATVFTAGLFIAAFVSIPIVNLATPLFGMAFMVHMYKRLSGPRRELIEPARRSNVSSI, encoded by the coding sequence ATGTTCGACGCCGCCGTCAAGGCGCTTTCGCAAATCCTGTCGCCGCCGATGCGCACGATCCTTTGGCGTTCGATCGGGCTTGCACTGGTGCTGATCATCGTGCTCGCAATCGGATTGCAGCGGCTGCTGGGTTGGTTTGCCGACACCGGCGAGGTCTGGGCCGAAGGCATGCTCGGCCCCAACTTCCATTCCACCCTGCACGTGCTGTCCTGGATCATCTCGATCTCGGCGGGCCTCGGCGTCGTGCTCGGCGGCATCTTCCTGATGCCCGCGATCACCTCGCTGGTGGCCAGCCTGTTTGTCGACGACGTCGCCGACCATGTCGAGCGCGAGCACTATCCGGCCGACCATCCCGGCACGGCGTTGCCGGTGACGCTCGCGACCATCGAGGGCGTCAAGACCGCGCTGCTGACGATCCTGGTCTACCTGGTCGCACTGCCGTTCGTGCTGTTCGCGGGCGCGGGCTTCATCATCTTCTTCATCGCGACCGCCTGGCTGCTCGGCCGCGAATATTTCGAGCTCGCCGCGATGCGCTTCCGCTCGCCAGAGGACGCCAAGGCGATGCGCAAGGAGAATGCGGCGACCGTGTTCACCGCCGGCCTGTTCATCGCCGCCTTTGTGTCGATCCCGATCGTCAATCTGGCGACGCCGCTGTTCGGGATGGCGTTCATGGTGCACATGTACAAGCGCCTGTCAGGCCCGCGGCGCGAGCTGATCGAGCCGGCGCGGCGAAGCAACGTATCCTCGATCTAG
- a CDS encoding glycosyltransferase family 39 protein: MAAASEQDPARWRRPLIKWLEGIETGWSIPILLVLFVAIWTAYLVIAYLGAGLHPDVLETWTLGRHLAWGYPKHPPLMGWITRGWTAIFPLTDWSLQLMAMVNAAVALWAVDLIARRFVRGEKRAIVLLLLMLLPVYQFHAQRFNANTVLLAAWPLATYCFLRAFEALRQLGWAIAAGAACALAMLGKYYSIFLVASFVFAAVLHPDRRRYLLSASPWISALAGMLVLGPHLHWLATTGATPFDYALAHAGADHVAALWEVTYFITGLIAALAIPAVTWVFIAGSRLARLPADFRAMNPGLRLLLLVAIGTILFPVIVSLAIGTDLPSLWAVQGLFLFVVLIVCATSYPIERFYAVNLAVMVAGIAILAVTVGAPIHALYRNAYGYEEGRDFYHAAAAELTARWRDAAGTPLAAVSGDDALAFAAAFYSPDHPHYARPFAYQYTWGLPRKTTLDRGWAALCFADQTDCLSWMERTTLRATDVFRSEFDAQATLLGRRGRTRRVVMLIVPPYRETPPAQPDVEDFSSSRRARD, encoded by the coding sequence ATGGCTGCCGCGTCGGAGCAGGACCCGGCGCGCTGGCGCCGTCCATTGATCAAATGGCTGGAGGGAATCGAGACCGGGTGGTCGATCCCGATTCTGCTCGTCCTCTTTGTCGCGATCTGGACTGCGTATCTGGTCATCGCCTATCTCGGCGCCGGCCTGCACCCCGATGTGCTCGAGACCTGGACGCTCGGCAGGCACCTCGCATGGGGATATCCCAAGCATCCGCCGTTGATGGGCTGGATCACGCGGGGATGGACGGCGATCTTCCCCCTGACCGACTGGTCGCTGCAACTGATGGCGATGGTCAACGCAGCGGTGGCGCTGTGGGCGGTTGACCTGATTGCCCGCCGCTTTGTCCGCGGCGAGAAGCGGGCGATCGTGCTGCTGCTGTTGATGCTGCTGCCGGTCTATCAATTCCACGCCCAGCGCTTCAATGCGAACACGGTGCTGCTGGCAGCCTGGCCGCTGGCAACTTACTGCTTCCTGCGTGCGTTCGAGGCGCTCAGGCAGCTCGGCTGGGCGATCGCGGCGGGTGCGGCGTGCGCACTGGCGATGCTCGGCAAATATTATTCGATCTTCCTGGTCGCGAGCTTCGTCTTCGCAGCCGTGCTGCATCCGGATCGCCGCCGCTATCTGCTGTCGGCCTCGCCCTGGATCTCGGCGTTGGCCGGCATGCTCGTGCTTGGCCCGCATCTGCACTGGCTCGCCACCACAGGGGCAACGCCGTTCGATTATGCGCTCGCGCATGCCGGCGCCGATCATGTCGCCGCGCTATGGGAAGTCACCTACTTCATCACGGGCCTGATCGCGGCGCTCGCGATCCCGGCGGTGACCTGGGTGTTCATTGCCGGCTCGCGGCTGGCGCGGCTGCCGGCCGATTTCCGCGCGATGAACCCCGGACTCCGTCTGCTGCTGCTGGTCGCAATCGGGACCATCCTGTTTCCGGTGATCGTCTCGCTCGCGATCGGCACCGACCTGCCGTCGCTCTGGGCGGTGCAGGGTCTCTTCCTGTTCGTGGTTCTGATCGTGTGCGCAACAAGCTACCCGATCGAGCGCTTCTACGCGGTCAACCTGGCCGTCATGGTGGCCGGGATCGCCATTCTCGCCGTCACCGTCGGCGCTCCGATCCATGCCCTCTATCGCAATGCTTACGGCTATGAAGAAGGCCGCGACTTCTATCACGCCGCCGCGGCGGAGCTCACCGCGCGATGGCGCGATGCGGCCGGGACACCGCTCGCCGCCGTCAGCGGCGACGACGCGCTCGCTTTCGCTGCCGCCTTCTACAGTCCGGACCATCCGCACTATGCCCGACCGTTCGCCTATCAGTACACTTGGGGCTTGCCGCGCAAGACCACGCTCGATCGCGGCTGGGCCGCATTGTGCTTCGCCGACCAGACGGATTGCCTGAGCTGGATGGAGCGGACGACGTTGCGCGCGACCGACGTCTTTCGCTCCGAGTTTGATGCCCAGGCGACGCTGCTGGGCAGGCGCGGCCGGACACGGCGGGTCGTGATGCTGATCGTACCGCCTTATCGCGAGACACCCCCTGCGCAGCCCGATGTCGAGGATTTCAGCTCGAGCCGCCGCGCGCGCGACTGA
- a CDS encoding flavin monoamine oxidase family protein — protein sequence MTVTRRDFLSASAALALAPVLGGRVVAAPLPREADIVVIGAGAAGIAAARRIVAANRKVIVVEASGQVGGRCQTDASTFDVPFDRGARWMHNPETNPMIRLARSAGFDIVTAPAGQKIRIGRRYARPGETEEFLAALVRANRAIDDASRKADIACAAAMPKDLGDWAGTAEFLLGANFSGKDLKDLSAVDKVRAQDRNTAIACRQGLGALIAKLGEQLPLALSTPAQRILWSNRDVMVETPVGKITARAAIVTVSSNVLASGNIKFAPDIPKRALDAAAKLGLGSYDRIALQIPGNLLGLSRDDVIIEQSNSTRTALLYGNIAGSSLCTIDVAGSFGRDLSAQGEKAMTAFAVEWLTKLYGSEVGAAVKKTSATRWNAQPFILGAMSSAAPGAQFSRRILSEPIGAMYLAGEATHETLWGTVDGAWESGERAADAALRRIGGVKDATPEPAAPAAKHKRRAPRSAGPMN from the coding sequence ATGACAGTGACCCGCCGCGATTTCCTGTCGGCGTCCGCAGCTCTGGCGCTGGCGCCCGTGCTGGGCGGCCGGGTTGTCGCTGCGCCGCTGCCGCGCGAGGCCGACATCGTGGTGATCGGCGCGGGGGCCGCGGGCATTGCCGCGGCGCGACGGATTGTTGCCGCGAACCGCAAGGTGATTGTGGTGGAGGCGTCCGGCCAGGTCGGCGGGCGCTGCCAGACCGATGCATCGACCTTCGACGTGCCGTTCGACCGCGGTGCGCGCTGGATGCACAATCCCGAAACCAATCCGATGATCCGGCTGGCGCGCTCCGCGGGCTTCGACATCGTCACCGCGCCCGCAGGCCAGAAGATTCGCATCGGCCGGCGCTACGCCCGCCCCGGCGAGACCGAGGAGTTTCTGGCGGCGCTGGTGCGCGCCAATCGCGCCATCGACGACGCCTCGCGCAAGGCCGATATCGCCTGCGCCGCGGCAATGCCGAAGGATCTCGGCGATTGGGCTGGCACTGCGGAATTCCTGCTCGGCGCCAATTTCAGCGGCAAGGATCTGAAGGACCTTTCGGCCGTCGACAAGGTGCGCGCGCAGGATCGCAACACCGCGATCGCCTGCCGGCAGGGGCTCGGCGCGCTGATCGCGAAGCTCGGCGAGCAGCTTCCGCTGGCGCTCTCGACACCTGCGCAGCGCATCCTGTGGAGCAATCGCGACGTGATGGTCGAGACGCCTGTCGGCAAAATCACCGCGCGCGCGGCCATCGTTACGGTGTCGAGCAACGTGCTCGCGAGCGGCAATATCAAGTTCGCGCCCGATATCCCGAAGCGCGCGCTCGATGCCGCCGCCAAGCTCGGCCTCGGCAGCTACGATCGCATCGCGTTGCAGATCCCCGGCAATCTGCTCGGGCTGTCGCGCGACGACGTCATCATCGAGCAAAGCAATTCGACCAGGACGGCGCTGCTCTACGGCAATATCGCGGGCTCCTCGCTGTGCACGATCGACGTCGCAGGCTCGTTCGGCCGCGACCTGTCCGCGCAGGGCGAGAAGGCGATGACTGCTTTCGCGGTGGAATGGCTGACCAAGCTCTACGGCAGCGAGGTCGGCGCTGCCGTGAAGAAGACCAGCGCGACGCGCTGGAATGCACAGCCCTTCATCCTCGGCGCGATGTCGTCGGCAGCCCCCGGCGCGCAATTCTCCCGCAGGATCCTGTCCGAGCCGATCGGCGCGATGTATCTCGCGGGCGAGGCCACGCACGAGACGCTGTGGGGCACGGTCGACGGCGCCTGGGAAAGCGGCGAGCGCGCAGCCGATGCCGCGCTGCGCAGGATCGGCGGGGTGAAGGATGCGACGCCGGAGCCCGCAGCGCCAGCCGCAAAACACAAGCGCCGCGCGCCTCGCTCCGCCGGGCCGATGAATTGA
- a CDS encoding hydroxymethylglutaryl-CoA lyase, which produces MTRIHDIYPNDKVSLREVGLRDGLQLVKTFPSTAAKQRWVRDEYAAGVRHFEVGSFLPAKTFPQFVDVRDVIATIAALPGAHGVALALNERGVNEALASGVAEIASVVSATEEHSQANANRSRESAIEKIKRLCELRDASAHKPLVNAAISMGLGCSIVGAVDPKEVLRLTEKLYEVGVDMVAIADTVGYAGPKQVGELTRGAVKIAGSKPVCVHLHDTRGMGIANASAALDEGARVLDGSLGGLGGCPFAPGATGNVVFEDLVFLCESKGFPTGIDLDRLIEVRAILKSEMPNEQLYGGLARAGLPRGAKAKAA; this is translated from the coding sequence ATGACCCGCATCCACGATATCTATCCCAACGACAAGGTGAGCCTGCGCGAGGTCGGCCTGCGCGACGGCCTGCAGCTCGTGAAGACATTCCCGTCGACCGCCGCGAAGCAGCGCTGGGTGCGCGACGAATATGCCGCCGGCGTCAGGCATTTCGAGGTCGGCTCGTTCCTGCCGGCCAAGACTTTCCCGCAATTCGTCGATGTGCGCGATGTCATCGCAACCATTGCCGCGCTGCCCGGCGCGCACGGTGTCGCGCTGGCGCTGAACGAGCGCGGCGTCAACGAAGCGCTGGCCTCGGGTGTCGCCGAGATCGCCTCGGTGGTGTCGGCGACCGAGGAGCACAGCCAGGCCAATGCCAACCGCTCGCGCGAGTCGGCGATCGAGAAGATCAAGCGCCTCTGTGAATTGCGCGACGCCAGCGCGCACAAGCCGCTCGTCAATGCGGCGATCTCGATGGGGCTCGGTTGCTCGATCGTGGGTGCGGTCGATCCGAAGGAGGTGCTGCGCCTCACCGAGAAGCTCTATGAGGTTGGCGTCGACATGGTCGCGATCGCCGATACCGTCGGCTATGCCGGGCCGAAGCAGGTCGGCGAACTGACGCGCGGCGCGGTGAAGATCGCCGGTTCCAAGCCGGTCTGCGTCCATCTGCACGACACCCGCGGCATGGGCATCGCCAATGCCTCCGCGGCGCTCGACGAGGGCGCCCGCGTGCTCGACGGCTCGCTCGGTGGCCTCGGCGGCTGCCCGTTCGCGCCGGGTGCCACCGGCAATGTCGTGTTCGAGGATCTCGTCTTCCTCTGCGAGAGCAAGGGATTTCCGACCGGCATCGATCTCGACCGCCTCATCGAGGTGCGCGCGATCCTGAAATCCGAGATGCCGAACGAGCAGCTCTATGGCGGCCTCGCCCGGGCCGGCCTGCCGCGCGGCGCCAAGGCGAAGGCGGCGTAG
- a CDS encoding LysR family transcriptional regulator, which translates to MDSRQLRYFIAVYEQRNLSRAADQANVAQSALSHHIANLEAEFATPLFERKPRGMEPTAAGEREIKEGGSAIAGEISIGMANSGMKAIGVPLMRTVLAKYPNLKLSLTESLSGATLLHLMSSDVDLALVYNPPSEKDLIAEPVLEEQMFCVGTEKLIGKKGPITFEQVAQLPLILLRHGLSARALLDDPVPLKRLEANAILHLNSTSGMIGALTAGLGCTIATTHFVSEPLKARLLVAREVIEPRLSRTLYLCRLRNRPMTYVMEEMCRLIRSLIAEQVGRGAWEATLLI; encoded by the coding sequence ATGGATTCGCGCCAGCTTCGCTATTTCATCGCGGTTTACGAGCAACGCAACCTGTCGCGGGCGGCGGATCAGGCCAATGTCGCGCAATCAGCGCTCAGCCACCACATCGCCAATCTCGAGGCGGAATTCGCCACGCCGCTGTTCGAGCGCAAGCCGCGCGGCATGGAACCGACCGCGGCGGGCGAGCGCGAGATCAAGGAAGGCGGCAGCGCAATTGCCGGCGAGATCTCGATCGGCATGGCCAATTCCGGCATGAAGGCGATCGGCGTGCCGCTGATGCGGACCGTGCTGGCGAAGTATCCGAACCTGAAGCTGTCGCTGACCGAGAGTCTCTCCGGCGCGACGCTGCTGCATTTGATGAGCTCCGATGTCGACCTCGCGCTGGTCTACAATCCGCCGTCGGAAAAGGACCTGATCGCCGAGCCGGTGCTGGAGGAGCAGATGTTCTGCGTCGGCACCGAGAAGCTGATCGGCAAGAAGGGGCCGATCACGTTCGAGCAGGTGGCCCAACTGCCGCTGATCCTGCTGCGGCACGGCCTGTCGGCCCGCGCCCTGCTGGACGACCCCGTGCCGCTGAAGCGGCTGGAGGCCAATGCAATCCTGCACCTCAATTCAACCAGCGGGATGATCGGTGCCTTGACCGCGGGCCTCGGCTGCACGATCGCGACGACGCATTTCGTCAGCGAGCCATTGAAAGCGCGCTTGCTGGTCGCACGCGAGGTGATCGAACCCAGGCTGAGCCGCACGCTCTATCTCTGCCGCTTGCGCAACCGGCCGATGACCTATGTGATGGAGGAGATGTGCCGGCTGATCCGCTCCCTGATCGCTGAACAGGTCGGGCGTGGCGCGTGGGAGGCGACGCTGCTGATCTAA
- a CDS encoding YiiX/YebB-like N1pC/P60 family cysteine hydrolase, with product MGVMLDTVGKWIAGYLQKEVPGYEPFTPSDPDHLRSIMQPGDVLLVEGNNRISGIIKYLTQSTWSHAALFVGPIDGAFEPDGEQHVLIEANIGDGVTSAPLSKYLSYHTRLCRPVGLSFEDRTTVCRYAINRIGFGYDTKNIVDLARYLFPLPIPQRWRRRMIAFGSGDPTKIICSALIAQAFDAVRYPILPKITRAASRKARREILHIRDSSLYMPRDFDISPYFEIVKPTIVHGFDYTALHWADKQKPLQEVAGEFSVFPEYKSPPLAPEAIDEEAALPAAEVTAPETAPV from the coding sequence ATGGGCGTAATGCTCGATACCGTCGGTAAATGGATCGCGGGGTACCTGCAGAAGGAGGTCCCCGGTTACGAGCCGTTCACGCCGAGTGACCCGGACCATCTGCGGAGCATCATGCAGCCCGGCGATGTGCTGCTGGTCGAGGGCAACAACCGGATCTCCGGTATCATCAAATACCTCACGCAATCGACCTGGTCGCATGCCGCGCTTTTCGTTGGACCGATCGACGGCGCGTTCGAGCCTGACGGCGAACAGCATGTGCTGATCGAGGCCAATATCGGCGACGGCGTGACCTCCGCGCCGCTTTCGAAATACCTGTCCTATCACACCCGCCTCTGCCGGCCGGTCGGGCTGTCCTTCGAGGACCGCACCACGGTGTGCCGCTACGCCATCAACCGCATCGGCTTCGGCTACGACACCAAGAACATCGTCGATCTCGCGCGCTATCTGTTTCCGCTGCCGATCCCGCAGCGCTGGCGGCGCCGGATGATCGCATTTGGCTCCGGCGATCCGACCAAGATCATCTGTTCGGCGCTGATCGCGCAGGCATTCGACGCCGTGCGCTATCCGATCCTGCCCAAGATCACGCGTGCTGCCAGCCGCAAGGCGCGCCGCGAGATCCTGCACATCCGCGATTCCTCGCTCTACATGCCGCGCGATTTCGACATCTCGCCCTATTTCGAGATCGTCAAACCCACCATCGTGCACGGTTTCGACTACACGGCCCTGCACTGGGCCGACAAGCAGAAGCCGCTCCAGGAGGTAGCGGGCGAATTCAGTGTGTTTCCAGAGTACAAGTCGCCGCCGCTTGCTCCTGAAGCGATTGACGAAGAGGCGGCGCTTCCGGCTGCGGAAGTGACCGCGCCGGAAACCGCACCGGTGTGA